The following are encoded in a window of Salmo trutta chromosome 9, fSalTru1.1, whole genome shotgun sequence genomic DNA:
- the LOC115199974 gene encoding homeobox protein cut-like 2 isoform X1 has product MDIAAVIIHTSQMAFPLATMEKDGSGAVLPGPSQFSANREKAQEINQPVGSILRPKRELNSIASELAGRQEESEHSHKHLVELSREFKRNVPEEVREMVAPVLKSFQAQVVALNKRSKEAESAFLGIYKQLIEAPDPVPVLEATHTLEERLQQLQSSAPDSEALVRELSGHWKRHLECLDKPGDTEEDPAAAESGPGEASSWTAGVMTPNSKQTLRVTGSPQQNHQGQNQTEGETEDTDATLADRLGEAEERIKVLHSSLSTAQTDLLDLRCKYDQEKANKVEEVGVIMMNLEKANQKAEMAQREVERLKEQLASPRSATPGSCHPPEGTSGERGDVLPSKLEAKLMAKDREILRLLENVQRLQFALQEVQNISANQIIELESQLAYKTEAIERLEAKLQSQLDYEEIKTELRILKVMKLASTNGNSSQDTAEAFLRDKEAFLPSPKYLMDKARILHNNDEDRSEESGRESGREWGRPSGSFSSVSQVDERTSASPGPPTMDISSSSHDLPRPFSVSPCSRDRLSVDHVVHKQLLSSPLFKKESGSPLMAFPTALYAAKATLMSANQGPAGAGGIEAGLPSDQSESGSSIAGDDDQLETAEIAFQVKEQLLKHNIGQRVFGHYVLGLSQGSVSEILARPKPWRKLTVKGKEPFIKMKQFLSDDQNILALRTIQVRQRGSITPRIRTPETGSDDAIKNILEQAKKEIQSQRGGDIKSSLGSPSGLSSNGAGGSSDDTIKNILEQARREMQAQQQALMEMDVCGRASSTSVGPQVERLGLPEPYKVLPLPTFIKQEEGGTVTVCMANPISSPQTPLSVLSPAAFVQNIIRKVKSEIGEAGTYFDQHWSVERGPIGMVGGVGGGSSRPFTSVSPSLSSSSSSGPSALPRPWPRLENGECLPNSEEASAAEEDTGSGMVRSVEVKVESDVSVSGESPGPGRGLSYYPSYLPRTLKPTVPPLTPEQYEMYMYREVDTIELTRQVKEKLAKNGICQRIFGEKVLGLSQGSVSDMLSRPKPWSKLTQKGREPFIRMQLWLLDQLGQALTQLPSQSLSQDKSPVTAQSSPSPPPSPEESHPSPLVEPVSLTLESSKENQQPDGLGLMPPHPEGGKSTPSLLSLHQPHTPLGIQELVAMSPELDTYAITKKVKEVLTDNNLGQRLFGESILGLTQGSVSDLLSRPKPWHKLSLKGREPFVRMQLWLNDAHNVDKLRDMKKMEKKAYLKRRYGLLSTGSDSDSPSARSECVSPALASIDLCPYSQVKKPRVVLGAEEKEALRKAYLLEPYPSQHTIEMLACQLNLKTNTVINWFHNYRSRMRREVLMEGLQDNDTDTEHHSYSPSAIQSPISDGDERRLLHPAGRTPHPIRPLSANTPLPHVKQEASELEDEGEEEERNGYIKQPKIQCFSMGVQFPQLKTEHEDLMGGCRELHLAPHYPQSLGQEEGKSSQAQGLFQGALSLDGPQRTSQSRHEVDDSSKSPVDPVSFKASSEPCRSSLEVSLNSPSAASSPGLMMSVSPVSSSSAPISPSLPNPPTTSTNHGLDPNPMPPIQSPKPNRSVQRRTEKIANLNSIIHRLERAANREETLEWEF; this is encoded by the exons ACCCAGTTCCCGTGCTTGAGGCTACACACACCCTGGAGGAGAGGCTGCAGCAGCTGCAGAGTTCTGCCCCAGACAGCGAGGCCCTGGTCAGGGAGCTCAGCGGGCACTGGAAGAGACACCTGGAGTGCCTTGACAAGCCAG GTGACACAGAGGAGGACCCAGCAGCAGCAGAGTCAGGACCTGGGGAGGCATCGAGCTGGACAGCTGGTGTGATGACTCCAAACAGCAAACAGACCCTCAGAGTCACAGGCTCACCTCAGCAGAACCACCAGGGCCAGAACCAGACAGAAGG GGAAACCGAAGACACAGATGCCACTCTGGCCGACAGACTGGGTGAGGCCGAGGAGAGGATCAAAGTGCTGCATTCAT CTCTGAGCACAGCCCAGACAGATCTTCTGGACCTGCGGTGTAAATACGACCAGGAGAAGGCCAACAA GGTGGAGGAGGTCGGTGTGATCATGATGAACCTTGAGAAGGCAAACCAG AAAGCAGAAATGGcccagagggaggtggagaggctAAAGGAACAGCTGGCCAGTCCCCGGAGTGCCACCCCAGGGAGCTGCCATCCACCAGAGGGCACTAGTGGG GAGAGGGGTGATGTGTTGCCATCCAAGCTGGAGGCTAAGCTGATGGCTAAAGACCGAGAGATCCTCAGGCTACTGGAGAACGTACAGAGACTACAGTTCGCACTACAGGAAGTCCAAAACATCTCAGCCAATCAGATCATAGAGCTGGAAAGCCAGCTGGCCTATAAGACAGAAGCTATTGAG AGATTAGAAGCTAAACTGCAATCCCAGTTGGACTATGAAGAGATTAAAACGGAACTCCG TATCTTGAAGGTAATGAAGCTGGCCTCAACGAATGGTAACTCGTCCCAG GACACTGCAGAGGCTTTTTTGCGGGACAAAGAGGCCTTTCTTCCCTCTCCCAAGTACCTGATGGATAAGGCCAGAATCTTACACAACAATG ATGAGGACCGATCGGAGGAGTCAGGCAGGGAGTCAGGCAGGGAGTGGGGCAGGCCCTCAGGGTCCTTCTCCTCCGTCTCCCAGGTGGATGAGCGTACCTCTGCCAGCCCTGGTCCCCCCACAATGGACATCTCCTCCTCTAGCCACGACCTCCCCCGCCCCTTCTCTGTGTCCCCCTGCTCAAGGGACAGGCTGTCTGTGGACCACGTCGTCCACAAgcagctcctctcctccccactcttCAAGAAGGAATCCGGCAGCCCCCTCATGGCCTTCCCCACCGCCCTGTATGCAGCCAAAGCCACCCTAATGTCAGCCAATCAGGGACCTGCAGGGGCCGGCGGCATTGAGGCCGGCCTGCCCAGTGACCAATCGGAGAGCGGGAGCTCCATTGCGGGGGATGACGACCAGTTGGAGACAGCAGAGATTGCCTTCCAGGTCAAAGAGCAGCTGCTGAAGCACAACATTGGCCAGCGTGTGTTTGGTCACTACGTGCTGGGCCTATCACAGGGCTCGGTCAGTGAGATCCTGGCCCGGCCCAAGCCCTGGAGGAAGCTGACAGTGAAAGGCAAGGAGCCCTTCATCAAGATGAAACAGTTCCTGTCTGACGATCAGAACATCCTGGCCCTCAGGACCATCCAGGTCCGACAGAGAG GGAGCATCACTCCTCGCATCCGAACTCCTGAAACTGGGTCAGACGACGCCATCAAAAATATATTGGAGCAGGCCAAGAAGGAGATCCAGTCCCAGAGAGGAG GTGACATTAAATCGTCCCTGGGCAGCCCCTCCGGCTTGAGCAGTAATGGGGCGGGCGGCAGCTCAGACGACACCATCAAAAACATCCTGGAGCAGGCCAGGAGGGAGATGCAGGCACAGCAGCAGGCCCTGATGGAGATGGATGTCTGTGGCAGGGCCTCGTCCACCAGCGTTGGGCCCCAGGTGGAGCGCCTGGGGCTCCCTGAGCCTTACAAGGTCCTGCCTTTACCCACCTTCATCAAACAGGAGGAGGGGGGCACGGTGACCGTGTGCATGGCCAACCCCATCAGCAGCCCCCAAACCCCCCTCAGTGTCCTCTCCCCTGCCGCCTTTGTCCAGAACATCATCCGTAAAGTCAAGTCGGAGATTGGTGAGGCGGGGACTTACTTCGACCAGCACTGGTCCGTGGAGCGGGGGCCCATAGGCATGGTGGGCGGCGTAGGGGGCGGCAGCTCTCGGCCCTTTACCTcagtgtctccctccctgtcctcctcctcgtcctcggGCCCCTCGGCCCTGCCCCGGCCCTGGCCCCGGCTGGAGAACGGAGAGTGTCTGCCCAACAGTGAGGAGGCGTCGGCAGCCGAGGAGGACACTGGCTCGGGGATGGTACGGTCTGTGGAGGTGAAGGTGGAGTCAGACGTGTCAGTGAGTGGGGAGTCACCCGGCCCTGGCCGTGGCCTGTCCTATTACCCATCATACCTCCCCCGCACCCTGAAGCCCACCGTGCCACCGCTGACGCCGGAGCAGTATGAGATGTACATGTACCGTGAGGTGGACACCATCGAACTCACCCGGCAGGTCAAAGAGAAGCTGGCCAAGAACGGCATCTGTCAGAGGATCTTTGGTGAAAAG GTGCTGGGTCTGTCTCAGGGCAGTGTGAGTGACATGCTGTCTCGGCCCAAACCCTGGAGCAAGCTGACCCAGAAAGGCAGGGAACCCTTCATCCGCATGCAGCTGTGGCTGCTGGACCAGCTGGGCCAAGCACTCACCCAGCTTCCCAGCCAAAGCCTCTCTCAAG ATAAAAGCCCAGTGACGGCCCAGTCGTCGccctcccctccccccagccCAGAGGAGAGCCACCCCAGCCCATTGGTGGAGCCCGTCAGCCTTACCCTGGAGAGCAGCAAGGAGAACCAGCAGCCTGATGGCCTGGGCCTGATGCCCCCCCACCCAGAAGGAGGGAAATCCACCCCCAGCCTGCTGTCCCTCCACCAGCCCCACACCCCCCTGGGCATCCAGGAGCTGGTGGCAATGTCCCCAGAGCTGGACACATACGCCATCACCAAGAAGGTCAAGGAGGTGCTAACAGACAACAACCTAG GCCAGCGGCTGTTTGGGGAGAGTATACTGGGCCTCACCCAGGGCTCAGTATCAGACCTGCTCTCTAGGCCCAAGCCCTGGCACAAACTCAGCCTCAAAGGCAGGGAGCCTTTCGTCCGCATGCAACTGTGGCTCAACGACGCGCACAACGTGGACAAGCTGAGGGACATGAAGAAGATGGAGAAGAAAG CCTACCTGAAGAGGCGGTATGGGCTGCTAagtaccggctcagacagtgacTCTCCCAGTGCTCGCTCTGAGTGTGTGAGCCCAGCTCTGGCCTCAATAGACCTGTGTCCCTACAGTCAGGTGAAGAAGCCCAGGGTGGTGCTGGGGGCTGAGGAGAAGGAGGCTCTGAGGAAGGCCTACCTCCTGGAGCCATACCCCTCCCAGCACACCATTGAGATGCTGGCCTGCCAGCTCAACCTCAAAACCAATACCGTCATCAACTGGTTCCACAACTACAG GTCCAGGATGCGACGGGAGGTCCTCATGGAGGGTCTCCAGGACAACGACACGGACACAGAACACCACAGCTACTCTCCCTCGGCCATACAGAGCCCCATCTCAGACGGGGATGAGAGGAGGCTGCTGCACCCCGCTGGACGCACCCCCCACCCCATCCGCCCCCTCAGCGCTAACACACCACTGCCACATGTCAAACAGGAGGCCAGTGAGCTGGAGgacgagggagaggaggaggagaggaacggcTACATCAAACAGCCTAAGATCCAGTGTTTCTCTATGGGTGTCCAGTTCCCTCAGTTGAAAACAGAGCATGAGGACCTGATGGGTGGCTGCCGAGAGCTCCACCTGGCTCCACACTATCCTCAGAGCCTGGGGCAGGAAGAAGGTAAGAGCAGCCAGGCTCAGGGGCTCTTCCAGGGGGCACTCTCCCTAGATGGCCCCCAGAGAACCAGCCAGTCCAGGCACGAAGTTGACGACTCCAGCAAGTCTCCTGTGGACCCGGTCAGCTTCAAGGCCTCGTCTGAGCCCTGCCGCAGCAGCCTGGAGGTCTCCCTCAACTCCCCCTCCGCTGCCTCCTCGCCCGGCCTCATGATGTCCGTCTCCCCTGTCTCATCTTCTTCTGCACCCATCTCCCCATCCCTGCCCAACCCACCCACGACAAGCACCAACCACGGCCTGGACCCTAACCCCATGCCTCCCATCCAGAGCCCCAAGCCCAACAGGAGCGTTCAGAGACGCACCGAGAAAATTGCCAACCTCAACAGCATCATCCACAGGCTGGAGAGAGCGGCTAACCGGGAGGAGACCCTGGAGTGGGAGTTTTAg
- the LOC115199974 gene encoding homeobox protein cut-like 2 isoform X4 gives MAADVGSMFQYWKKFNLRRLQRELNSIASELAGRQEESEHSHKHLVELSREFKRNVPEEVREMVAPVLKSFQAQVVALNKRSKEAESAFLGIYKQLIEAPDPVPVLEATHTLEERLQQLQSSAPDSEALVRELSGHWKRHLECLDKPGDTEEDPAAAESGPGEASSWTAGVMTPNSKQTLRVTGSPQQNHQGQNQTEGETEDTDATLADRLGEAEERIKVLHSSLSTAQTDLLDLRCKYDQEKANKVEEVGVIMMNLEKANQKAEMAQREVERLKEQLASPRSATPGSCHPPEGTSGERGDVLPSKLEAKLMAKDREILRLLENVQRLQFALQEVQNISANQIIELESQLAYKTEAIERLEAKLQSQLDYEEIKTELRILKVMKLASTNGNSSQDTAEAFLRDKEAFLPSPKYLMDKARILHNNDEDRSEESGRESGREWGRPSGSFSSVSQVDERTSASPGPPTMDISSSSHDLPRPFSVSPCSRDRLSVDHVVHKQLLSSPLFKKESGSPLMAFPTALYAAKATLMSANQGPAGAGGIEAGLPSDQSESGSSIAGDDDQLETAEIAFQVKEQLLKHNIGQRVFGHYVLGLSQGSVSEILARPKPWRKLTVKGKEPFIKMKQFLSDDQNILALRTIQVRQRGSITPRIRTPETGSDDAIKNILEQAKKEIQSQRGGDIKSSLGSPSGLSSNGAGGSSDDTIKNILEQARREMQAQQQALMEMDVCGRASSTSVGPQVERLGLPEPYKVLPLPTFIKQEEGGTVTVCMANPISSPQTPLSVLSPAAFVQNIIRKVKSEIGEAGTYFDQHWSVERGPIGMVGGVGGGSSRPFTSVSPSLSSSSSSGPSALPRPWPRLENGECLPNSEEASAAEEDTGSGMVRSVEVKVESDVSVSGESPGPGRGLSYYPSYLPRTLKPTVPPLTPEQYEMYMYREVDTIELTRQVKEKLAKNGICQRIFGEKVLGLSQGSVSDMLSRPKPWSKLTQKGREPFIRMQLWLLDQLGQALTQLPSQSLSQDKSPVTAQSSPSPPPSPEESHPSPLVEPVSLTLESSKENQQPDGLGLMPPHPEGGKSTPSLLSLHQPHTPLGIQELVAMSPELDTYAITKKVKEVLTDNNLGQRLFGESILGLTQGSVSDLLSRPKPWHKLSLKGREPFVRMQLWLNDAHNVDKLRDMKKMEKKAYLKRRYGLLSTGSDSDSPSARSECVSPALASIDLCPYSQVKKPRVVLGAEEKEALRKAYLLEPYPSQHTIEMLACQLNLKTNTVINWFHNYRSRMRREVLMEGLQDNDTDTEHHSYSPSAIQSPISDGDERRLLHPAGRTPHPIRPLSANTPLPHVKQEASELEDEGEEEERNGYIKQPKIQCFSMGVQFPQLKTEHEDLMGGCRELHLAPHYPQSLGQEEGKSSQAQGLFQGALSLDGPQRTSQSRHEVDDSSKSPVDPVSFKASSEPCRSSLEVSLNSPSAASSPGLMMSVSPVSSSSAPISPSLPNPPTTSTNHGLDPNPMPPIQSPKPNRSVQRRTEKIANLNSIIHRLERAANREETLEWEF, from the exons ACCCAGTTCCCGTGCTTGAGGCTACACACACCCTGGAGGAGAGGCTGCAGCAGCTGCAGAGTTCTGCCCCAGACAGCGAGGCCCTGGTCAGGGAGCTCAGCGGGCACTGGAAGAGACACCTGGAGTGCCTTGACAAGCCAG GTGACACAGAGGAGGACCCAGCAGCAGCAGAGTCAGGACCTGGGGAGGCATCGAGCTGGACAGCTGGTGTGATGACTCCAAACAGCAAACAGACCCTCAGAGTCACAGGCTCACCTCAGCAGAACCACCAGGGCCAGAACCAGACAGAAGG GGAAACCGAAGACACAGATGCCACTCTGGCCGACAGACTGGGTGAGGCCGAGGAGAGGATCAAAGTGCTGCATTCAT CTCTGAGCACAGCCCAGACAGATCTTCTGGACCTGCGGTGTAAATACGACCAGGAGAAGGCCAACAA GGTGGAGGAGGTCGGTGTGATCATGATGAACCTTGAGAAGGCAAACCAG AAAGCAGAAATGGcccagagggaggtggagaggctAAAGGAACAGCTGGCCAGTCCCCGGAGTGCCACCCCAGGGAGCTGCCATCCACCAGAGGGCACTAGTGGG GAGAGGGGTGATGTGTTGCCATCCAAGCTGGAGGCTAAGCTGATGGCTAAAGACCGAGAGATCCTCAGGCTACTGGAGAACGTACAGAGACTACAGTTCGCACTACAGGAAGTCCAAAACATCTCAGCCAATCAGATCATAGAGCTGGAAAGCCAGCTGGCCTATAAGACAGAAGCTATTGAG AGATTAGAAGCTAAACTGCAATCCCAGTTGGACTATGAAGAGATTAAAACGGAACTCCG TATCTTGAAGGTAATGAAGCTGGCCTCAACGAATGGTAACTCGTCCCAG GACACTGCAGAGGCTTTTTTGCGGGACAAAGAGGCCTTTCTTCCCTCTCCCAAGTACCTGATGGATAAGGCCAGAATCTTACACAACAATG ATGAGGACCGATCGGAGGAGTCAGGCAGGGAGTCAGGCAGGGAGTGGGGCAGGCCCTCAGGGTCCTTCTCCTCCGTCTCCCAGGTGGATGAGCGTACCTCTGCCAGCCCTGGTCCCCCCACAATGGACATCTCCTCCTCTAGCCACGACCTCCCCCGCCCCTTCTCTGTGTCCCCCTGCTCAAGGGACAGGCTGTCTGTGGACCACGTCGTCCACAAgcagctcctctcctccccactcttCAAGAAGGAATCCGGCAGCCCCCTCATGGCCTTCCCCACCGCCCTGTATGCAGCCAAAGCCACCCTAATGTCAGCCAATCAGGGACCTGCAGGGGCCGGCGGCATTGAGGCCGGCCTGCCCAGTGACCAATCGGAGAGCGGGAGCTCCATTGCGGGGGATGACGACCAGTTGGAGACAGCAGAGATTGCCTTCCAGGTCAAAGAGCAGCTGCTGAAGCACAACATTGGCCAGCGTGTGTTTGGTCACTACGTGCTGGGCCTATCACAGGGCTCGGTCAGTGAGATCCTGGCCCGGCCCAAGCCCTGGAGGAAGCTGACAGTGAAAGGCAAGGAGCCCTTCATCAAGATGAAACAGTTCCTGTCTGACGATCAGAACATCCTGGCCCTCAGGACCATCCAGGTCCGACAGAGAG GGAGCATCACTCCTCGCATCCGAACTCCTGAAACTGGGTCAGACGACGCCATCAAAAATATATTGGAGCAGGCCAAGAAGGAGATCCAGTCCCAGAGAGGAG GTGACATTAAATCGTCCCTGGGCAGCCCCTCCGGCTTGAGCAGTAATGGGGCGGGCGGCAGCTCAGACGACACCATCAAAAACATCCTGGAGCAGGCCAGGAGGGAGATGCAGGCACAGCAGCAGGCCCTGATGGAGATGGATGTCTGTGGCAGGGCCTCGTCCACCAGCGTTGGGCCCCAGGTGGAGCGCCTGGGGCTCCCTGAGCCTTACAAGGTCCTGCCTTTACCCACCTTCATCAAACAGGAGGAGGGGGGCACGGTGACCGTGTGCATGGCCAACCCCATCAGCAGCCCCCAAACCCCCCTCAGTGTCCTCTCCCCTGCCGCCTTTGTCCAGAACATCATCCGTAAAGTCAAGTCGGAGATTGGTGAGGCGGGGACTTACTTCGACCAGCACTGGTCCGTGGAGCGGGGGCCCATAGGCATGGTGGGCGGCGTAGGGGGCGGCAGCTCTCGGCCCTTTACCTcagtgtctccctccctgtcctcctcctcgtcctcggGCCCCTCGGCCCTGCCCCGGCCCTGGCCCCGGCTGGAGAACGGAGAGTGTCTGCCCAACAGTGAGGAGGCGTCGGCAGCCGAGGAGGACACTGGCTCGGGGATGGTACGGTCTGTGGAGGTGAAGGTGGAGTCAGACGTGTCAGTGAGTGGGGAGTCACCCGGCCCTGGCCGTGGCCTGTCCTATTACCCATCATACCTCCCCCGCACCCTGAAGCCCACCGTGCCACCGCTGACGCCGGAGCAGTATGAGATGTACATGTACCGTGAGGTGGACACCATCGAACTCACCCGGCAGGTCAAAGAGAAGCTGGCCAAGAACGGCATCTGTCAGAGGATCTTTGGTGAAAAG GTGCTGGGTCTGTCTCAGGGCAGTGTGAGTGACATGCTGTCTCGGCCCAAACCCTGGAGCAAGCTGACCCAGAAAGGCAGGGAACCCTTCATCCGCATGCAGCTGTGGCTGCTGGACCAGCTGGGCCAAGCACTCACCCAGCTTCCCAGCCAAAGCCTCTCTCAAG ATAAAAGCCCAGTGACGGCCCAGTCGTCGccctcccctccccccagccCAGAGGAGAGCCACCCCAGCCCATTGGTGGAGCCCGTCAGCCTTACCCTGGAGAGCAGCAAGGAGAACCAGCAGCCTGATGGCCTGGGCCTGATGCCCCCCCACCCAGAAGGAGGGAAATCCACCCCCAGCCTGCTGTCCCTCCACCAGCCCCACACCCCCCTGGGCATCCAGGAGCTGGTGGCAATGTCCCCAGAGCTGGACACATACGCCATCACCAAGAAGGTCAAGGAGGTGCTAACAGACAACAACCTAG GCCAGCGGCTGTTTGGGGAGAGTATACTGGGCCTCACCCAGGGCTCAGTATCAGACCTGCTCTCTAGGCCCAAGCCCTGGCACAAACTCAGCCTCAAAGGCAGGGAGCCTTTCGTCCGCATGCAACTGTGGCTCAACGACGCGCACAACGTGGACAAGCTGAGGGACATGAAGAAGATGGAGAAGAAAG CCTACCTGAAGAGGCGGTATGGGCTGCTAagtaccggctcagacagtgacTCTCCCAGTGCTCGCTCTGAGTGTGTGAGCCCAGCTCTGGCCTCAATAGACCTGTGTCCCTACAGTCAGGTGAAGAAGCCCAGGGTGGTGCTGGGGGCTGAGGAGAAGGAGGCTCTGAGGAAGGCCTACCTCCTGGAGCCATACCCCTCCCAGCACACCATTGAGATGCTGGCCTGCCAGCTCAACCTCAAAACCAATACCGTCATCAACTGGTTCCACAACTACAG GTCCAGGATGCGACGGGAGGTCCTCATGGAGGGTCTCCAGGACAACGACACGGACACAGAACACCACAGCTACTCTCCCTCGGCCATACAGAGCCCCATCTCAGACGGGGATGAGAGGAGGCTGCTGCACCCCGCTGGACGCACCCCCCACCCCATCCGCCCCCTCAGCGCTAACACACCACTGCCACATGTCAAACAGGAGGCCAGTGAGCTGGAGgacgagggagaggaggaggagaggaacggcTACATCAAACAGCCTAAGATCCAGTGTTTCTCTATGGGTGTCCAGTTCCCTCAGTTGAAAACAGAGCATGAGGACCTGATGGGTGGCTGCCGAGAGCTCCACCTGGCTCCACACTATCCTCAGAGCCTGGGGCAGGAAGAAGGTAAGAGCAGCCAGGCTCAGGGGCTCTTCCAGGGGGCACTCTCCCTAGATGGCCCCCAGAGAACCAGCCAGTCCAGGCACGAAGTTGACGACTCCAGCAAGTCTCCTGTGGACCCGGTCAGCTTCAAGGCCTCGTCTGAGCCCTGCCGCAGCAGCCTGGAGGTCTCCCTCAACTCCCCCTCCGCTGCCTCCTCGCCCGGCCTCATGATGTCCGTCTCCCCTGTCTCATCTTCTTCTGCACCCATCTCCCCATCCCTGCCCAACCCACCCACGACAAGCACCAACCACGGCCTGGACCCTAACCCCATGCCTCCCATCCAGAGCCCCAAGCCCAACAGGAGCGTTCAGAGACGCACCGAGAAAATTGCCAACCTCAACAGCATCATCCACAGGCTGGAGAGAGCGGCTAACCGGGAGGAGACCCTGGAGTGGGAGTTTTAg